CGGCATGACCTGCACCGAAGGACTCAGCAAGGGAATTCCAATGCTGTTCTATGAGCCGATTCCAGGCCAGGAAGAAGTGAACTGTGAATATTTCGTTGAAAGCGGCTTTGGAGAAATGCTGGTTTCCACCGAAACGATCGACCGTTGGTTCGAGCTGATCCAGGAGCCTTACGCATCGGTCCAATACAGACGGAATCTACTGTCGAAGCGCAATCAACAATATAACCCGATGCAATGTTCCCGCGCCGTCCTGCAGTTAATGCAGTGACGGTTTTTTCTTCCCGGTGTCCCCCCGGCAGTCAAAATCGAACCAAAGTGCGCCGGTTGCTGAATATCCGGTCTATTACAGGGGTAAACAAACGATATGCAGACTTACGGTATTATTCCATATTCGCCAAGGAGGGCTTTATACTATGAGAAACCAACCGCTGGATGGCAAAACGATCATTATTCGGATCGAGCTCGACACGAAGCAAACTTACTTTGGCGGAGCCGCGACAGCAATCGAAGGCGCCGGCGGCGACATTATCGCCATCGACGTCATCCAGACGGGACGGGACCGGACGGTTCGGGATTTAACCGTTAAGGTCGGCGAAACTGCTACTACCGAGCGAATCTCCAAGGCGCTTGAAGCGCTGCCCGGCATTCGTCTCGTGAACATCTCGGACCGGACGTTCCTGCTTCATCTCGGAGGTAAAATCTCGGTACATCCCAAGACGCCGATACAGAACCGGGATGACCTCTCACGTGTCTATACGCCGGAAGTAGCCCGCGTCTGCACAGCAATCCATGAGGATGTTAACAAAGCGTTTACGCTGACCATCAAGCGCAACACCGTCGCCGTCGTTTCCGACGGCAGCGCCGTGCTGGGCCTTGGCAATATCGGCCCTTATGCCGCGATGCCGGTCATGGAAGGCAAAGCGATGCTGTTTAAGCAGTTCGCGGATGTAGACGCCTTTCCGATCTGCTTGGATACCCTGGACACGGAAGCCATTATTGCTGCCGTAAAAGCAATCGCGCCAGGCTTTGGCGGCATTAATTTGGAGGATATCTCCTCGCCGCGCTGCTTCGAGATCGAACAGCGGCTTCGTGAGGAGCTCGATATTCCCGTTTTTCACGATGACCAGCACGGAACGGCAGTCGTCCTGTATGCCGGTCTGCTCAATGCGCTCAAGCTGACCGGACGCAGCATCGAAACAGCCCGCATTGTCGTTTGCGGGATCGGAGCCGCCGGAACGGCCTGCACGAAAATGCTGCTGGCAGGAGGGGCGCGCCATGTTGTCGGCGTTGACCGGGAAGGAATACTTACCCGTGACCGGCATTACCCGAACGGGATGTGGCAATGGTATGCGGAGCACACGAACGACGATCGCATGAGCGGCGGACTCCCCGAAGCGCTGAAGGGCGCGGACGTGTTTATCGGATTGTCGGCCGGAGGCATTTTGAAGAGGGAAATGGTGGAAACAATGGCCAAAGACCCGATCGTATTCGCGATGGCCAATCCGGAACCGGAAATACGGCCCGAGCAAGCGGAAGATATCGTCGCCGTATTCGCTACGGGACGCTCGGATTACCCGAATCAGATCAACAATGTCCTCTGCTTCCCCGGTATCTTCCGCGGCGCCTTGGATTGCCGGGCCAGCTCCATCAATGAGCAGATGAAGCTGGCTGCTGCGGAGGCGATCGCATCGGTAATCAGCTCCGACGAGCTCAGCCCGCTGTATATTATTCCGAGCGTGTTCAATCAGCGCGTCGTTGAAGAAGTTCGCCGCCGCGTGGTGCAGGCCGCTCTTGAAAGCGGCGTGGCACGCCGACAGCCGCGGGAGTAAGCCGCCGGCTCAAAGCGGAATAGAACGCGCGGCTTACTTCTTTACCTTCGGCATAGCAGTTGAACGCCACCCGCATTTGTGCAATACAGAGCAGAATGGCTGCCTTTTGGCAGCTGTTCTGCTCTTTTTTTACTCCATAGACCGTACTCCTCCCCTGCTTATTCCCTCCCTCCGCTAACCTTGCTTTCAGTTCCGCGATAGCTGCGGGCAATCTTGCGGACACACCTTCTTCTTTGCGGCATTATTCACAGCCGCGAGCCATCTGTACCGATACAGATAGCATAAAAGGATATTGTCGGAATCCACATTTTGTCATACCTTTGACTTACCGGAGAGACCTTAGCGAAGATAAATCCCGGCTGACCAGGAGAGGAACGTGCTTAATGATGCGCCAAACAGGTCTAAAGCTTGCTTATCTGCTAGCGGTACTAAATGCTGTGATCATCGGTTTTTCGTTTCTATTTGCCAAGATCGCGCTCGACTATGCCCCGCCGCTCGACACACTCACCTACCGGTTTGCAATTTCGTTTGCGGTCATGTTGATACCGGTCGCATTCGGCTGGCTGAAGTTTGATTACCGGCGCAAGCCTCTCTTTAAAGTGCTGCTGCTGGCAGCCATGTATCCGCTTGGTTTTTTTACGCTTCAAGCGTTCGGCTTGCAGTATGCCTCCTCTGCGGAAGGCGGGATATTGTGCGCGTTCACACCGGTCGTCACGACCACGCTCGCTTCGCTGTTTCTGAAGGAATCGACAACTCTCCTGCAGAAGCAGTCGATATTTCTTTCGACGTTCGGCGTCGTGTTCATCTTTCTCATGAACGGGCAAGCCTTCGATTTCGCGCATATCACCGGAATTTCCCTGCTGCTGCTCTCAAGCGTCGCTTTTGCCGGTTACGCGGTGTTGGCCCGTTCGCTTTCCAAGCATTTCCGCCCGGCGGAAATCAGTTTTTTCATGCTCGCCGCCGGATGCGCTTCTTTTCTAACGGTATCGGTCACGAATCATGCGGCCGCCGGGACGCTCGGGCTCTTTCTCGCACCGCTCGCCAGCAGCACCTTTATCCTGTCGGTCCTCTTTCTTGGTATCCTGTCGTCACTCGTGACGGCACTTACCGCCAACTATGTCCTATCGAAGATAGAGGCTTCGAAAATGTCTGCATTCACCAATCTGTCAACCGTTGTCTCC
This is a stretch of genomic DNA from Paenibacillus sp. sptzw28. It encodes these proteins:
- a CDS encoding NAD-dependent malic enzyme, which produces MRNQPLDGKTIIIRIELDTKQTYFGGAATAIEGAGGDIIAIDVIQTGRDRTVRDLTVKVGETATTERISKALEALPGIRLVNISDRTFLLHLGGKISVHPKTPIQNRDDLSRVYTPEVARVCTAIHEDVNKAFTLTIKRNTVAVVSDGSAVLGLGNIGPYAAMPVMEGKAMLFKQFADVDAFPICLDTLDTEAIIAAVKAIAPGFGGINLEDISSPRCFEIEQRLREELDIPVFHDDQHGTAVVLYAGLLNALKLTGRSIETARIVVCGIGAAGTACTKMLLAGGARHVVGVDREGILTRDRHYPNGMWQWYAEHTNDDRMSGGLPEALKGADVFIGLSAGGILKREMVETMAKDPIVFAMANPEPEIRPEQAEDIVAVFATGRSDYPNQINNVLCFPGIFRGALDCRASSINEQMKLAAAEAIASVISSDELSPLYIIPSVFNQRVVEEVRRRVVQAALESGVARRQPRE
- a CDS encoding DMT family transporter, with amino-acid sequence MRQTGLKLAYLLAVLNAVIIGFSFLFAKIALDYAPPLDTLTYRFAISFAVMLIPVAFGWLKFDYRRKPLFKVLLLAAMYPLGFFTLQAFGLQYASSAEGGILCAFTPVVTTTLASLFLKESTTLLQKQSIFLSTFGVVFIFLMNGQAFDFAHITGISLLLLSSVAFAGYAVLARSLSKHFRPAEISFFMLAAGCASFLTVSVTNHAAAGTLGLFLAPLASSTFILSVLFLGILSSLVTALTANYVLSKIEASKMSAFTNLSTVVSIAAGALVLGEEVTVYHLVGSAMIVAGVIGTNRSRRKRAVLPIVQADRVEA